In one Patescibacteria group bacterium genomic region, the following are encoded:
- a CDS encoding MFS transporter, with amino-acid sequence MAKKKMLRILYSAGFLFAIHSAFIAYIDSSFLSKFVGEKYVGLIFTISAILSIYALSKASLVLSKLGNYKTTISLLILEAFLLAGLASIKIAWIAVPFFIIHYAILTLLILNFDIFIEHFSDDGATGSIRGTFLSIINLSWVIAPFIAGLILTNSDFWKIYLLSASAMIPVFAIISLKFKNVRDNHYNHPPFLETIKRVFQNKNIYKIFLASFLLYFFFSWMIIYTPIYLNQHIGFAWDKIGIIFTIMLLPYILFELPLGKLADWRFGEKEFLTIGFIIIGISTMAMAFIDSHNFLVWAAILFITRIGGSFVEISSESYFFKQIDDTDTNIISFFRNTRPLAFVIAPLIATIILKILPYQYLFLVLGIIMLFGLKYSLTLRDTK; translated from the coding sequence ATGGCTAAGAAGAAAATGCTCCGCATCTTATACTCCGCAGGATTCCTCTTTGCAATCCATTCCGCCTTTATCGCTTATATTGATTCTTCTTTTCTTTCAAAGTTTGTCGGGGAAAAATATGTTGGCCTGATCTTTACCATAAGCGCTATTTTATCTATCTATGCCTTAAGCAAAGCTTCTTTAGTATTAAGCAAGCTTGGCAATTATAAAACTACAATCTCATTGCTTATACTTGAGGCCTTTTTGCTGGCCGGTCTTGCCTCTATAAAAATCGCCTGGATAGCAGTCCCTTTCTTTATTATCCACTATGCTATCCTTACTCTCCTCATCTTAAATTTTGATATATTTATTGAACATTTCTCAGATGACGGCGCCACAGGATCCATTAGGGGAACTTTTTTAAGCATCATAAATCTGTCTTGGGTTATAGCTCCTTTTATAGCCGGCTTGATATTGACCAATTCTGATTTTTGGAAAATATATTTGTTATCAGCTTCTGCTATGATACCGGTCTTTGCTATAATCTCTTTAAAATTCAAAAATGTACGGGATAATCATTACAATCATCCTCCTTTTTTAGAGACAATAAAAAGAGTCTTTCAAAATAAAAACATATATAAAATATTTTTGGCTTCATTCCTTTTATATTTTTTCTTCAGCTGGATGATAATATACACTCCTATTTACCTAAATCAGCATATCGGCTTCGCTTGGGATAAGATTGGCATAATATTCACAATAATGCTTCTGCCGTATATCTTATTTGAGCTTCCATTAGGGAAACTCGCTGACTGGAGATTCGGAGAAAAAGAGTTCTTAACTATAGGTTTTATTATTATAGGCATATCAACAATGGCAATGGCCTTCATAGATTCGCATAATTTCTTAGTCTGGGCGGCCATACTTTTTATCACAAGAATAGGCGGAAGTTTTGTAGAGATATCAAGCGAAAGTTATTTCTTCAAACAGATAGACGACACTGATACTAATATCATAAGTTTCTTTCGGAATACCAGGCCGCTGGCTTTTGTCATCGCCCCTCTTATAGCGACGATTATATTAAAAATTCTTCCATATCAATATCTCTTTCTTGTCCTTGGTATAATAATGCTTTTCGGCCTGAAATATTCTCTGACTTTGCGCGATACTAAATAA